AAGCCTACTATTTTGTAAATTCATAAGTTGAAAGTAAACCAAAAGTAGTTGCATACAATCATGTACAGGAACATTCAGgcaaagaaaaggaaaacaagaacTTATCATTCAAATATATTAGCAAGTTCGGGTACTTATTCAAATTGCTAATTTTAAATACCTTTCCAACACGAGGGGCTATAAGCCATGCAAGGGTGATGGTAAGCAGCCCCGTAGCAAGCAGGATACCTGTACCCTCCACGGCCCATTTAGTTGCAGTATTCTGTACAGGGACAACATCTTCAGTAACAATGCTCAAAGGCTGCTCAGAAGCAACCTGTGAAAGTGTGTCCACATTGCTAACGTTGTTATTGGTACTGCTATTATGAGGACAAAACCATAGTGCAATCTCACTTAGCCGTTGCCTCCGAATAGCAGCCACTGCATCAGGATCCACACCAGCATTTGCACGAGCTTGTGCGAGACCAGGATCACCACTAGCAGTTCTTTCCCTCAATACTTCATACTCCTTCAAAGCTCCAACAACCTTATTGAAGTCAGAAACTCTGATATTATTTGCTATATGTCCACATATTTCACAAATGGTAGATCCATGGTTGACAAACCACTTGAGTGCACAAGCATAATGTACTAAAGCAAGATCGTTTTTACAAGAACATCCCAGTTCAATTAGTTTATCTTGATGAGACAAACCAAGTTCCAAATCGCTTTTACAAATGAAAACCTCCCCATCGGGGCTTACAAATTCCACCATCCCTGTATTGTTTTCAATGTTTCTGTTAAGAGACATATTTCTGGGAATTCCATTGCCATCACACCCTACTTCCCCCTTGCTTTTACACAATTCTGAACCCGGGGTGATGCCCAGAAATTCTAGCGCCGCATCTGCCCTTTTATCAGATTCAGTACATTGGCACACACGACAAGTTTCCAAGCCTTCCTTGTCCAGACTAATTCGAGCATGAGATTCTAAATCCCCATTCTCAAGAGTCGAGGAACCATCATCACTGACTTCTTCCTTTGTTCTTGCTAAATCATTTTCTCTGCCCATCTGATCAGTCTTCAGACTCAAAGACACAAATTGGCCTTTCAGATTATTAGACCATTCTTCTACTTCAATAAGATTAACTTAATTCAGTTCACAAACCCTTCTCCTGCACTGAGAACCATCGTCAACAAAAAAACTAGCATTCCaacacacaaaaacaacaaCCATTCGCAGTTTTAACTTCAATTGTAAACCAGAGGCCCTCAGCAGAAAACAACGGAACGAGATTGGACTAGATATTCTCCGGAAGAATACAGAAATTTCAACGCTGCAAATCCAGTTCTTTTGTAACCTGAAACGCGTATATGTATGTTAATTGCAAATTAATGTCCAAACCACTAgttgaattataaaaaataaacaaataaaaaaaatatgaagagcGAAGCAGTCAAAAATTCCAAGggaaattaaaaattcaaaactttATGTACCCCAAAGGCCTAGATTTTCTTATTGAGCGAATATCATAGAATAAATCTGAAGAATAAACTATAACTAGCATACAACTGAGAATGTGATAATGAAGCGGTGGAGGCGGCACCCACAATTAAAGAAGCAACATTAAGAAAACccaattgtttgattttataaGGGCATCAGTGAAATCCCTTACTAACGatgaaaattgaataaaaaatggaAGATTCAGGTGACAGTAGTGAAGAACTTACCCAGAGAGAATTGATTTGAGTTGAGTGCGTTAGAGGGTCTTGTCTTGTCTTGTGAGTTTCATTCACTCATTCACTCACTCCTCACTTACTGTTAccactcttctcttctcttctcttctcttcttgtTTATGTATCTTTTGCTCGCATcgtttctttctttctttctttctctttcacaATACAGTTCAATAATACATTCTCACCGTTTTCAGCTCTTACACtgcatacatacatacatacatgtacgtacatacatacatacataccaaTTGCGTCTGCCCACTCTTCTCCATTTGTAGCCCTTTCCTTACAAAACATCAATACCATCACGCATCTATCTAATAAAagcacatttttttatttccatttcGGTGTGTTACCGTTCTCCTTGTATTCCTCAAATCTTCCTTaacattaatgttttttttttctatattacattgtcattttagttttttttccccttttcttacAGTAATTTTTACTAGAGTTAACAACCCTGTTCTTTTTTACAACAATTTATTAATGAGAATTTTTACTTTGATTTTCACCTTTGTCAGTTCAATCAGTGAGGTTAAAATGCTGCCAACATTACTAATCTCTGGCTTATTGAATTATTGGAAGGTACTTAGGAGAAAAAACACTAAAgagaaatttagaaaatatgaaAGAAGCGATGTAATTTAACTCGTAATTTAAGGGCTTGAATATGAAATAATTCAGtgagtatttttagtatttttaaataaaggGTCATTTATGTTTATtccacattaaaaaaattattatttttctttaaaaataatttctcatTTGAATTAAATTCTAATTGTTTTGGAAAGTTGAAACAAATTGTAAAGTTTTTAAAGGTATCATTTATACTATTATATAAAAGTGATACAATTGTTTTATAGTTAGTTTTTGAGTCATTAgaaaattttactttttcattATTTGATGAAATGTACAAGTATACAATCTTTCTaagtgaaaataattatttaattcctTAACTAAAAAACTGTATAACTCCTTTACTTTTAtccttatttatattttatttttaaaattatattttttacatatagAAATGCTAGTTAATGTATAttgacattttaaaatttaaaaattacactttatattctaatatattaaaatgtacttttattcattaaaaccAATACAAACATTTTGACTTTTTGATATGGTTCATCATTGTAAACCAACTTTTAATggactttttttatttattttataactgTTAATGTCTTTAATTACTAATTTTGAATAAAGTActattcatttaaaatttagaacaataaaaaatgttttaaatagtCGTACTAAATATTTTAGAACTTCTAtcaaaatattcatttaaaaaaaaaactgaaagataatataaaacaaatcaaatacACTATTGAGAGCGGAAAAAATAATGATAgacaaaatttcaatttttcataTACAATTGTCTATATTTAACGTGTGTTATAGtgatttaaacaaaattaagtgacaggataaaagataaaaaacatTGACTAAAAAAAACTTGCACATATTAAATaacttgaaattaaaaaaaaacttaactgATTGATTTTATGATGTCaatcactataaaaaaattattaaatagaaattaattttatagataaaaaataattaattgatatattgactaaattataaatcatttttgaaattaaaaaattattgatttctaaattagtttatattattgataaataattttaaaattgatatctGATTAGCTataaaagttttaactaccaaagttttaacgactaattatttatattctaaatttggtagtaaaacacttggtaactaatttaaaaactatttatcaataataaaaattaatttaaaaatcaatttaaaatgatttttaatttaattaatataataattaattattttggtctttaagattagtttctatttatttaattatttttgtagtgAATATAATAAGATAAGAATATGAAAAGATAGAAATGGAATAAATTCCTATTGAATGTTTGATCTGAACTAATAACTTAACAATATTCATACATaaactatatttaaataaattagtcTTATGAAAAGGCATTAGTGGTGACGACAAAATAAACACAATAGTAgtaaagataataataataataatcctaACAGTGAAAGATATTGTAAATAGAACTAAAAGTAGTGGTAACAACATAAATAATAGTAGCCTAATATGGAATTTCAAACACCAACACAAGAAGAAATAATAGGCTTGAACATAGAAGGTTTTGAGTCAGTGGTGATTGTTTTGTGTTATTGTATGAGGAACCGAGATTATCTTGTAGTTGAACAATTAGTTTCTTCATTTTGGTGAAATTTTTGTTTCCTTTCTTCCCTCATAGGATGCAGAGTGTTTTCTCTGGTGCTTATATTTGTAATAACAGGTGTAGAGGTACCATTATCTTCTTCAGCTATAATTCAATTGCTAGCTATGATTGACACATGATCACCCTGTACAGTTCAAGAAACTATACCTGCACAAAACTGAAAACCAACATATTCTTTATTGCCTCAGAAAATTATGAAGAAAAATTCATACTGTAATTCATATTGCCACCATTTATGTTTATCTTAACTCAATAAAATGTCTTTACTTGTATGTAAAGATTGTCTTCTGCATACTATTTGTGAGTTATTGTtcaatatagaaaaataaattgttttttattatatttaaaataaatagttatcagataacatatataaatatgtacCTGTTAATGaacttttgaaatataaaatttgtttaataatatgaaaactctacctttcatataatttttgtcACACAGGATAGGATAGACTATGAAGATTTACCATCACCAATGAGTTTGAGTTGTTCATATAAAAGATCAAAAAATCTTAAGATTTAGTGTTTGTGGGTCTTTTCCTTTTGATATATGCCAACTACCTTTCTCTTTTTACTTGATATGTCACTTTCAATTTATATTCTTTATCATAATATATATCATAATACAGATCTTAAATTATGATGAAGGACTTTATCAAAAGaatgattatataaaaaatgtaaatatgataaagaaaaatgctttattttaaaaaataaaactgagTAATTGTACCTTGTACACACACATTTGTTGCTAATTTGAGGCCACCCAGAACATCTTTCACCTTATAGACCATCTACTTAAGTAATTGTATTAGAGTGAAAATATGTCATAATTGTATTATATGGATGCACCTTGTGTTAAATGCATTGATGTTGGTTGTAACGATTGAGTTGTATTCTCCTAAGTTTTTGTCCTTAATTCTTTAAGCAATAAAAACTTGTAGTACAGTCAATTGTCTTGGAGCATAAATTAGAGTTTCTAAATACTCTAATTGAATCACCTGAACTTCTTGTGTACTTTGTGTTTCCTTCTTGTTTCTTATTACTATTCTTCATTTCATTGTGGTGTTTGTTTCAGACATTCTTGTATTGTGTTTATCAGTAAACATGGGTTTAAAATCTATAACAAATTAGTGCACTGAATGTGGATTGACTCAACAATGTCCTTGGTAAAATATGAAGTTGAGAAGTTCATTAGAAATCAATGATTTTGGATTAGGTGTTCAACAAGGTATTCTATAAGTGTTGAAAAGTGAATCTATGGTTGATGTTGTTATGATTGAGAAGGATAAGAAAATTTTGTTGCAAAATGCTCATAGTGCAATTTTCCTTACTCTTAATGACTACCTACAAAGGCAAGAGTCGAAGAAAAAGACAATGGACAAAGTATAAAAGTTTGTATATGACGAATGACGAAATATAGTTTGTATTTGAAACAAGTGTTGTATTCATATACAAGATAAGTTAAAAACTGGATGAATTTAACAGATTGATTTTTGGTCAACAGAATATTGATGTATAAATTGAAGATGAGAATCAAAAGTTATCGTTATTCTGTTTATTCTCTAAGATATCTAAGATGCATGATCATTTCGAGAAAACCTACCTTATTATATGAAAGCGAAACTTCGTTTTGTTATATGGAAAAGAGATACTTTTTCTTCAAGAAGTTAGGTTGATCTTGTGTCGAAAGAACTGCATGAGAAGTGTGAGGTGAAGTACTCTGAAAATGGAGATGGATTCATAACAAAGAGAAGAACATCCAAGAATGAGAATAGGAACAAGAGAAAGTCTAAGTCTAGATAGAGGAAGGATGGAGATAATGTTTCCAACATTAAGTCATAGTATTGTAATAAGGAATCCTAATAGGTAGACAAAGGTTAATAACATTGACAGATCATGTTGATCTCGTGATGCAACTTTGGTAATGGTAAAAGATAGTTAAGAATTATCAGAAATGTATTAAACAGTGATGATGCTGAGTGGATAATAGATTTATTTGTGTTCATTTCACATCACTCATAATTGTTTGTGATTTCAAGAATTTACAGAATTTGAAGAAGGATATATTTTCCTTATCTAAACAATATGCAGACAAGAGTTGGTGCTTCTTTCTATTATTATGCTTTTTGGTCATTCTACTCTAGCATTTCCTATCTGAAGTTTTCTTTCTTCAATCTTTTAATTTTCCGGACTtgttatttcaaaaaatttagcATTTCTCTCCTTGTGGCAACTGATCAATGTAACTAAACATTTTTGCAATAGAGAACATAAGAGATTTGCTTACAAATTCAAATCCCCTTTTGGGTTGATTTGAGATAAATATTGGCATTGTAAAACATGGGAAGATCCAACTAAGCAGGCTTTTGATGTTTGGATTGAACCTTGAAAGAATAAACATCCCTGTTTGCTTCATTTGGACAAGACTTTTAAATTTAAGCATTACTTTTTCCTTCCTAAAGCTGAGAATACACAGTAATAATGACTTCATTTGATTTGATCATATTCTTACCCTACCAAAAAAAGTTTTTCAACTTGTTCTGAGTTATTACAGAAACATAAAATCCAAGGTAGCACAATTTTCTGCAGATTTCACTTTGATTGATTCCAATCCAGTATTTGCTATCTTCAAATTGATGAATTATAGTTTTTACCCTCACCAGTACCATGATTTTCCTTTCTGGCATCTATCTTCTTTCCCCACTCATGTAGCCTcaggtgcagttctgcagcagcAATCAAGAAGTGAATGGCCTGTTTTGGAGTCAGAACATTAACAATAGCCTTCAGTGTTCCCAACCTAAGTTCATCAGCTTTCTGCAGGATCTTCTCCAAACCCTCTTCCTTTTGCACCAGGGTTGATTCAACCTTGTCCTCAAATTCTTTACTCTCCTCAACCTCTCCTCTTTCATTGGCTCTAATCATCTCAGAAGCCACATGAGACAACTCCACCATTGAGGCATCAGCCACCGTCTCCTGGTGACCTGCCATCAAATCTGTGATCTGCCTCTCCTCCAAGATGACCCTCTTTTGCATCTCATCAAGCTGAGATATTTGGGATGCTGACAAGTCTCCCAAGTCATGAGTTCTCAGCCCTTGGACCAATTCTTGGAGTCTGGCCTCAAATTGCAAACCAGACTTGGAATATAGCAAGTGAAAGGCCATGCTTGGTCTCCATCCACCAATCCAAAGAAAAGCATCTTCCAAGGAACTCGTCCATGTTGGAGACAACATGGCCAACACATCTTGCTTTGCACACCTTGACTTGGTCTTGTAGTAAGACTCATAATGCTCAACCACCTTATCTTTCACTGACTGAAGTTCCTCACCAACAACTAAAAGGTCCTTCAGATGTTGGTTTTGCTCAGAAATCCAGCCCTCAAAAAAGTGGTGAAAGCTTTCAGTGTCACCACCAGGGTTACCCTTTTCAGAGGTTTGGTTGCAACTGCAAGGAAACACAGACATAGCTGAGAATAAAGTGGAAAAATGTTTAAGAACAACAGAAGTAGACAGTGTGGTTTTTATAGGGAGAGACATGCACTTGCAAGTGGGATATGGAGGCTTTCAGTTTCAGGGTCTACACATGCCATTGGATGATGAGATTGACATTAGATTCAGTGTATCTCATCTGTGGAAAAGTGAAAAGACACAAAAGTGGTATGAATTAATTTAGATTAAATTACATGATGCTATGTAATGTAATGAAAGATATTTAATGAGATGTGTGTGCAGTGCGTGTGTGAAGCCTAGTTGAGATGATATAATAATAGCAATAACAGTGGATGAGATCATTGTtgagactaaaaaaatatatggcaGAAGTACCTAGAAGTAGTCTGTTGCAGGGTGCCTTGGTTACAGGAAggaaaacaacaacaaacttgtTTCTGCTTTGCATGAAAGGTTTAATATATGTCGGCTATTTCTATGATGTCTCAACTCAATATTGCTTTTCCACTTCACACTTTCTTGAAAGCTAAGTTTGTCCCACAGTTTTCAAGATAATTATTGAActttgttaaaagaaaagacaaaGTATGAATTCAAATTGCACACTTTTACTTAAGATGCCTCCATTCtcatttataaagaaaaaaatgtatacTTGTTCtcaattaatataaacaaatttataagGAACTTCACCATGTTAACCTGAAATACAAAGACAAAATAGTATTTTCTTCCTAAAGACTAtattttaatgattaaaaatatatttaaacataatatattatagATAACCAGGTACTTTTAAAGGGGCTAATTGCCTTAAAGTtgtcaaaataataaatattcaaGTCCGTCGGATAAAAGAGAATAAATATCATAGGGAacctatttaaaaaataaattaattaattaaaattattttacataaaataaatcaaatatatatttttagtgtaaatcatattaattaaattaattttgatcatTATGGTAATTTGTCTCAAACCCACAAATAGTTTCACACAGAGCTAGATTTTTcttcttaaatataattatttaaaaaaatgcataAATAAACTATACTAAATTTCATTTTATGGAACCAAATTCTAACCTATAAACAGAGTTCTTTCATAAATAATGCTGACTATAGACTTTTCAATATAGATCACCATTATTTAAAGTTCAGAATTCAACTCTCTAAAATATAATCTATAAACAATAGATAGATTTATTTGTGcaaataaagtttaaaaaaatttatttgatatttttttttaaataggttTATTTGGGGATCCATAAATACGAACCTAGAGTAAAAACttacaattttcaattttaacataaaaaaaatgaagtcaTTCAAATAAGATCTGAAGTTGTGCTTAAAAGTTGGAGAAATAtagtataatttaataattttattttaaatacgtATATGGAACAAGATGAAAATAGATAAGGTTTGGGTACGATATTATAGTATTCATATCTAAATTTAAACCAATATTTATATACGCCTTCATATACAAACATATAACAATTTTAATTCTCAAGTTATatacattataaataaattaaaaacaatacaTCATAACCTTGAGTCCTTATGAGTCTTCGCAACTATCCACCACTTTCACTCTTTTCAATCGCACAAGCAGTCACCATTTTTTATACACAATGTAAATGAATCATATACACAATTATtgatctaaaacactttaaaattgaATCTTAAACGCTTAAAGTCTGTATGATAATctatttatttgatttgaatttTACCACTACAAAATACAGTTATTGAGAAATTGTTAGCTTAGATTTGATTTTGTCAATTATACAAGTTTTAGTAAAAGTATTTCTTAATCAAAGTAAAATTACTAACACCAAATACATTCATTTGAATCCACGGGTATCAGCAATTGCAACGAAAGCATTTAAAAGGAATCATAGGAAGACTACTTATAAATACACTTAATATTTTCTATCTAAAGAATCCACAACACATATTTAgatatttgtttaaatttgatGGCTAAACTACCAacaactataaaaaaaactaagtgTTTGGAATTGAATATTTTAAGAGaccaattcaattttttaagataaattagtatttcgtataataatttttttaagaaaatgcaATTCagttatttctaaaattttgattttgaaaactatttaaaaagAATTCTGTATTAAATGGAAATTAAAGCATTTTATTCAAACAAAGAATATTAAAATACAGAAATGAaaattactaatattaataaagaaaattcagttagaagaaatcatttaaatataatttatttcaattttcttGAACGGAAATACCTGAAAACAATGCAAGTGATATTTGAACTATAGAGGTAATAATATTCTACAAATACATAGTAGAATATGATAGATTTAATGCTacattttgaaaacataaaaatgCTCATATTTGATTTACTGACATTGAGATCTTGCCCAAAAgctgaaaaataaaaagagagtGGAATCGTTATGATCACAGTATATCTACTTTACAATAACTTAACCCTTTTCCTGCGTTTATTCCCTTTTCCTTTCATGACTTCATTGGTGCTCTCCAACATTACAGTTAGCATTTTAGCATCAAAATTCCAGTGAAGAATGCACCCAATCTTTGAATGCAATAAAGCGATGCTAGCAAGAATTGAGGGCAAATCCTGCGTCTAGAAATGTCCTGCATGAGTCCACTGAACTATTGAGACCCCAAATCTATCCTCACTTGTTCTCTCTCCCAGCACAAACCTAACCATGAGACAATATTAAATCTCACAACCAGTCCAATACTTTATGTATTCAATCAGGTTCAATATGGCTGGAATTATAAAACTAACTTGATGTTTGCCAAGTAACACATTGATTTTGAAATTCCcatgtaatttttaaaacaaacatgGCAAAATTCGAAGCTTATTTGAATTTTTCCCATACATCTCTCATGAACCTTATTCTTCAATAAAAATCACCCCAACAAAAGTATACCTGAGCCATAAGACTCCCCAACGAAGGAATGGGGAGATCATTGTACACAATCTTATCCTTACAAATACAACAGGATTTTTTTGATTAAAACATATATGACAACTGTTATTAGGTAGAAACTTTATTGTTGCACTAGGGCTTGCCCTCAAAATATACCAATTAAAGATGTTTCACATTTCAAAGGTATCTCCCAGTCCAAGGGAAATCAAGTTCATATCTAAAATAACTGTCTGCCTACCACACCATtgccaaaaataaataagtgaaGCCATAACTCAAAAATTGCATTACCTTATATTCGTCTTGACTTCTGTTGTGAAGGGTATCCCGGCATCCCCATTTGCTCCTTCCTTCTCAACTGTTCACaacataataaatttgaatataatacaacagaaaaaaaaaattacaaaaaaacaaaagttaaaCCCCTTCTCCTCTTTCTCAATTCTCATGAAACACTAAACCTGTTGTGGATGGCCCTGTGGAACACCTCGTTGCTTTGAGATACTCCCAGGATTCATTCCATCTCCCATGGCTGCCTGAGATGTGAGGTTATAAGCTGCCATTGCCTGAGGTGGCAATCTTGGCATTCCAACAACATTCATTGGCCGAGGGACAGATCTATTAGACCCATGAGCACCAGGCATGCTGCCAGAAACTGCAGTTACCTGACTCAGAAATAAGAAACATACATACACAGTTAAAACTCAGAAGTGCAGAGCATGTTTACACGCATAAGCTTGCACACAAGCTAGTATAAAACCATACTTTACTATGAATGGTATTTTTTATAAGCAAGCAACTTTAATTTCAATAAGGAACAATGATATCAAATGCACTTCCACTCCTAGTTATTATTCACATAAGAATGTTTCCAGGTCTGAACCTCTAGTTCACAGTTCACAAGGCTACTTTATCACTTCAG
The sequence above is a segment of the Phaseolus vulgaris cultivar G19833 chromosome 2, P. vulgaris v2.0, whole genome shotgun sequence genome. Coding sequences within it:
- the LOC137812508 gene encoding uncharacterized protein → MGRENDLARTKEEVSDDGSSTLENGDLESHARISLDKEGLETCRVCQCTESDKRADAALEFLGITPGSELCKSKGEVGCDGNGIPRNMSLNRNIENNTGMVEFVSPDGEVFICKSDLELGLSHQDKLIELGCSCKNDLALVHYACALKWFVNHGSTICEICGHIANNIRVSDFNKVVGALKEYEVLRERTASGDPGLAQARANAGVDPDAVAAIRRQRLSEIALWFCPHNSSTNNNVSNVDTLSQVASEQPLSIVTEDVVPVQNTATKWAVEGTGILLATGLLTITLAWLIAPRVGKKTARSGLHILLGGVCALAVVVFFRFFVLTRIKYGPARYWAILFVFWFLVFGIWASRTHGAHTT
- the LOC137812506 gene encoding protein DOG1-like 4 → MSVFPCSCNQTSEKGNPGGDTESFHHFFEGWISEQNQHLKDLLVVGEELQSVKDKVVEHYESYYKTKSRCAKQDVLAMLSPTWTSSLEDAFLWIGGWRPSMAFHLLYSKSGLQFEARLQELVQGLRTHDLGDLSASQISQLDEMQKRVILEERQITDLMAGHQETVADASMVELSHVASEMIRANERGEVEESKEFEDKVESTLVQKEEGLEKILQKADELRLGTLKAIVNVLTPKQAIHFLIAAAELHLRLHEWGKKIDARKENHGTGEGKNYNSSI